Proteins encoded in a region of the Methylobacterium radiotolerans JCM 2831 genome:
- the hpxZ gene encoding oxalurate catabolism protein HpxZ: MIIDDPAVKAEVEAAFRAYETALTTNDVPTLEALFRDDPLTVRYGIGENLYGMDAIRAFRRARSPVGLERTLAQTQITTYGRDFATAMTLFTRASAPGKLGRQSQTWARFPEGWRVVAAHVSLIDAA, encoded by the coding sequence ATGATCATCGACGATCCCGCCGTGAAGGCCGAAGTCGAGGCCGCGTTCCGGGCCTACGAGACGGCGCTGACCACCAACGACGTCCCCACCCTGGAGGCGCTGTTCCGGGACGATCCGCTGACCGTCCGCTACGGGATCGGCGAGAACCTCTACGGCATGGACGCGATCCGCGCCTTCCGCCGGGCCCGCTCCCCGGTGGGCCTGGAGAGGACCCTGGCGCAGACGCAGATCACGACCTACGGGCGCGACTTCGCCACCGCGATGACGCTGTTCACCCGCGCCAGCGCGCCGGGCAAGCTCGGCCGCCAGAGCCAGACCTGGGCGCGCTTCCCGGAGGGCTGGCGGGTGGTCGCCGCCCACGTGAGCCTGATCGACGCCGCGTAG
- a CDS encoding ABC transporter substrate-binding protein: MLSRLRKLGARAALAGALALSASTAALAQGTLRIGMTASDIPLTTGQTDNGGEGMRFMGYTVYDGLINWDLSSAELASDLVPGLATSWGVDAADKTKWTFKLRPGVKFHDGSDFTADAVVWNLDKLLKADAPQYDPRQSAQGKTRIPAVASYRAVDPLTVEITTKAPDATLPYQIAWIMMSSPAQWEKLGKSWDAFAKQPSGTGPWKLTLFAPRERAEMVPFKEYWDKDRVPKLDKLVLIPLPEANARTAALRSGQVDWIEAPAPDAVASLKSAGFTIVTNAYPHNWTWHLSRVEGSPWNDIRVRKAANLAIDREGLKELLGGLAIPAKGFMPPGHQWFGHPTFDIKYDPEAAKKLLAEAGYSPAKPLKIKVAISASGSGQMQPLPMNEFVQQNLADVGIQVDYEVVEWNTLINIWRAGAKADISRGVSAINYSYFIQDPFTGFIRHLQCNFAPPNGTNWGYYCDPAMDKLFDQVRNTFDKAEQTKVLEKVHEKYVDDALFVMITHDVNPRAMSPKVKGFVQAQNWFQDFSKITMATAGR; encoded by the coding sequence ATGCTGTCCCGTCTGAGAAAACTCGGCGCCCGTGCGGCGCTGGCCGGCGCCCTGGCGCTCTCCGCGAGCACCGCTGCCCTCGCGCAGGGGACGCTGCGGATCGGCATGACCGCCTCCGACATCCCGCTGACCACCGGCCAGACCGACAACGGCGGCGAGGGCATGCGGTTCATGGGCTACACGGTCTATGACGGGCTCATCAATTGGGACCTGTCGAGCGCCGAGCTGGCCTCCGACCTCGTGCCCGGCCTCGCCACGAGCTGGGGCGTCGACGCCGCCGACAAGACCAAGTGGACCTTCAAGCTCCGGCCGGGCGTGAAATTCCACGACGGCTCGGACTTCACCGCCGACGCGGTGGTCTGGAACCTCGACAAGCTCCTGAAGGCCGACGCGCCGCAATACGACCCGCGCCAGTCCGCGCAGGGCAAGACCCGCATCCCGGCGGTCGCGAGCTACCGCGCGGTCGATCCGCTGACCGTCGAGATCACCACCAAGGCCCCTGACGCGACGCTGCCCTACCAGATCGCCTGGATCATGATGTCGTCGCCGGCCCAGTGGGAGAAGCTCGGCAAGTCCTGGGACGCCTTCGCCAAGCAGCCCTCGGGCACCGGCCCGTGGAAGCTGACCCTGTTCGCCCCGCGGGAGCGCGCCGAGATGGTCCCGTTCAAGGAGTACTGGGACAAGGACCGCGTCCCGAAGCTCGACAAGCTCGTGCTGATCCCGCTGCCGGAGGCCAATGCCCGGACCGCGGCCCTGCGCTCCGGTCAGGTGGACTGGATCGAGGCGCCCGCGCCGGATGCCGTGGCCTCGCTCAAGAGCGCCGGCTTCACCATCGTCACCAACGCCTACCCGCACAACTGGACGTGGCATCTGTCGCGGGTCGAGGGCTCGCCCTGGAACGACATCCGCGTCCGCAAGGCGGCGAACCTCGCCATCGACCGCGAGGGCCTGAAGGAGCTGCTCGGCGGCCTCGCCATCCCGGCCAAGGGCTTCATGCCGCCCGGCCACCAGTGGTTCGGCCACCCGACCTTCGACATCAAGTACGATCCGGAGGCCGCCAAGAAGCTGCTGGCCGAGGCCGGCTACAGCCCGGCCAAGCCCCTGAAGATCAAGGTCGCGATCTCGGCCTCCGGCTCGGGCCAGATGCAGCCGCTTCCGATGAACGAGTTCGTCCAGCAGAACCTCGCCGACGTGGGGATCCAGGTCGACTACGAGGTCGTGGAGTGGAACACCCTCATCAATATCTGGCGGGCCGGCGCCAAGGCCGACATCTCCCGCGGCGTCTCGGCGATCAACTATTCCTACTTCATCCAGGACCCGTTCACCGGCTTCATCCGCCACCTGCAGTGCAATTTCGCTCCGCCGAACGGCACGAACTGGGGCTATTACTGCGACCCGGCGATGGACAAGCTGTTCGATCAGGTCCGCAACACCTTCGACAAGGCCGAGCAGACGAAAGTCCTGGAAAAGGTCCACGAGAAGTACGTCGACGACGCGCTGTTCGTCATGATCACGCACGACGTCAATCCGCGGGCGATGAGCCCCAAGGTGAAGGGCTTCGTCCAGGCGCAGAACTGGTTCCAAGATTTCTCGAAGATCACGATGGCGACCGCGGGGCGGTAG
- a CDS encoding ABC transporter permease — MLLYILKRLVYVTPVAFGVSVVCFLLVHLAPGDPLSAVLPADATQATIDEMRAAYGFDKPLPVQYLIWLWHVLHGDLGTSIATGRPVLGEVSRAVVNSLILASVATVIGFTFGTLFGFVAGYHRNSVADRAASAVSVFGVSVPHYWLGMVLVIVFSANLGWLPPTGAGPDGSSNWRPDFEHLRYLILPAITMSVIPMGIIARTVRALVADILSQDFVEALRAKGMDERGVFRHVVRNAAPTALAIMGLQLGYLLGGSILVETVFAWPGTGFLLNAAIFQRDLPLLQGSILVLAMFFVVLNLLVDVMQTALDPRIERA; from the coding sequence ATGCTGCTCTACATCCTCAAACGGCTGGTCTACGTGACGCCCGTGGCGTTCGGGGTCAGCGTCGTCTGCTTCCTCCTCGTCCACCTCGCGCCGGGGGATCCCCTCAGCGCGGTCCTGCCCGCCGACGCCACCCAGGCCACCATCGACGAGATGCGGGCCGCCTACGGCTTCGATAAGCCCCTGCCGGTCCAGTACCTGATCTGGCTCTGGCACGTGCTGCACGGCGATCTCGGCACCTCCATCGCCACCGGCCGGCCGGTGCTCGGCGAGGTCAGCCGCGCCGTGGTGAACTCGCTGATCCTCGCCTCCGTGGCGACCGTGATCGGCTTCACCTTCGGCACCCTGTTCGGCTTCGTGGCGGGCTATCACCGCAACTCGGTGGCCGACCGCGCGGCCTCCGCCGTGTCGGTCTTCGGCGTGAGCGTGCCGCATTACTGGCTCGGCATGGTCCTGGTGATCGTGTTCTCGGCCAATCTCGGCTGGCTGCCGCCCACCGGGGCCGGGCCCGACGGCTCCAGCAACTGGCGCCCCGACTTCGAGCACCTGCGCTACCTGATCCTGCCGGCGATCACGATGTCGGTGATCCCCATGGGCATCATCGCCCGCACGGTCCGGGCGCTCGTGGCCGACATCCTGTCCCAGGACTTCGTCGAGGCCCTGCGCGCCAAAGGCATGGACGAGCGCGGCGTGTTCCGCCACGTCGTGCGCAACGCCGCCCCGACGGCGCTCGCCATCATGGGCCTGCAGCTCGGCTACCTGCTGGGCGGCTCGATCCTGGTCGAGACCGTGTTCGCGTGGCCCGGCACCGGCTTCCTCCTCAACGCCGCGATCTTCCAGCGCGACCTGCCCCTGCTCCAGGGCTCGATCCTCGTGCTGGCGATGTTCTTCGTGGTCCTCAACCTGCTGGTGGACGTGATGCAGACCGCCCTCGACCCGCGCATCGAGCGCGCCTGA